The window TGTTATTGCCGCCCGCTTGCATGTAAATGCTGCCGGTGCCCGACACCTCCAGGGTGTTGGCCGCGTTGGCGAAGCTGATCACCGAATTAGCATTGCGGTCGCCCACGGCTTCAGCCCGAAAACTGACGTTGTTCTGCATCGTAATGGTGCCGTCGCCACCATTCTGAGTCAGGTCAGCAAAGGTGATGGAGTCGGTGGCTTGGAGCAATACGTTGGCGGTCTGCGCTTCCAACGCTTTTTCAGTCACCGTGCTACCGGTAATCGCGTCACCCGTCGTGCCGCCGCCAGTGATGACGATATCGGCGGGGTCGAGCAACAGATCACCGGTGCGCCCCTTGTCAGCACGGGCATCAGTCACACCGCTGTACTGCAGCGTTTTTTTCCCCGACACCTCGGCCTTGCCGCCGTTGCCACTTTGCGTGCCACCGCGCACCGAGATATTACCGGCGAAGTGATTGCTGTCATCGGACCAGAAGACGACGGTGCCGCCGTCGCCTTGCACCGCGTCCGCTCGCACGGTGGTGCGCTCATCCACTGTCACCTTGTGGGCATTGGCAACACTGGCATCCTTGCCTTGCCAGCCGCCGCCCACCTTCACGGTGCCGCCGCCGTGCAGGCCGCTTGCATCCAGCGCGGCGCCTGTTACCGCAATCTGTTTGCCGGTGATGACGATGTCGCCACCTTTCCCGTGTTGGGAGGACGCATCAAGAACGCCCGCGACTTGAGTCACCCCGCCCTGATCATCGCCATCCAGCACGATACGGCCGTTACGTTCGAGCATGCCCTTGGCTTCGATGATGCCGGTGTTGTTCACCGCGCTGCTGATGGCGGCGTCAGCCGAGCGCGCGCTCAGTGTCACCATGCCACCGTTGGCACTGATCAAGCCGCTGTTCTGTACCAGGGCGTCCAGCACGCCGCGATCAACATTGACGCTGACCAGGCCGTCACCGGTGAAATCCAGGCTGACTTTGTCGCCCGCGGCAAGCGCCGTGCTGCCACCAGGGGTATTGATCGTGCCGCTGTTGCTGACTTGAGGTCCGATCAGTGCGACCACGCCACCCTGGGCGGTCGTGATGCGCCCGTGGTTGCTCACCGCCCCGGCCCCGGCGCCACCGCTGAACGTTGTCTTGCCGGCGAGGAAATCCTCATCGCTGATTTTCAGCGACGAGGCGACCAGCCCACCGACATTCACCTGGGCGCCGTTGCCGATGACCACACCGCTTGGGTTCAGCAGCCAGACCTGACCGTTGGCGTTCAGTTTGCCGAGAATCTGGCTGGCATTACCGCCACCCACGACCCGGTTCAGGGCAACGCTGGCACTGCCCGGCTGCTGGAAGGTCACGCTGGCGTCATGGCCGACATCAAAGCTGTTCCAGTTGGTGACCAGTTTGTCGGTCGATTGGTTGATCACCATGTGGCCGCCGTTTTGCGAAATGTTGCCCGCACCACCGACTATCGCCGCGCCCGTGGGCAAGTCGGCGGCTTGGGCCATGCCCACGCTCAACAGCCCCAGGGCCGCGAGTGCGCCCATCAATCCGCCGCGCTTGCCGCGCGAATGAGTGTTTTCGGAAACAGCGACATAGGCCTGAGCGGTATCGCTCCAGACGAGACGGTAAACGTGGTTCAACGAAGCGCTCTTCATAATGCAATGCTCTTGAGAATTCAGGGGGACGTGGGCGGAGATCAGAAAGCCAGGGAGGTCTGCAGCCAGGCGCGCCAGTCGCTGGAGCGACCATCTGCGTCCAGGCCGGAAACGCTGCTACCCGGGTTGTTACCCAGCGTGCGCGCGACCGCTGTGCGTACTGTCCAATTGCCGATCCAGAGGTTGGCGCCCAGGCCCAGGGCGTTCAGGTCATAGCTGTTGGAGTTTTCGGCCGTGTTGACCGAGCCTTCCCACTGGTTGTCGTGCAACCAGATGCGCCCCGTGTCGAAGAACCCGAGCGCCTGGAGCCGGGTCATCGGCAAGCCAAGATCGATATCGCGGCGCAACTCGAGGGTGCCCATCCAACCTTTGTCGCCAGCAGCCTCGCCCACCGGATAGGCCCGTACGCCAGCCGGTCCGCCGAGGAGGAATTTCTCGGAAGAGTCGAGGTTTTTACTGGACCATTGCGTGGAAACTGCACCGAACGCCGTCCATTTATCAGCGTCCCCCAGACTTTGCAGACGTGACAGGCGCACGTTGACCTTCTGGAAATTGCCGTCGCTCTTGGCGCTTATCCGGTCAGCGAACTCGTCCTCGCGATTGCCCGACAGATCGAGCTTGCCGACGGTCAAGGAGGCACTGGCATCCGTCACGCCGCCGCCAGCGAAATTGTCGAAGCGGTTACCACTGAGCCCAAAGGTGAAGCTGTCCAGCGTGCGCTCGCGCAACTGGCTGCCCAGCGCACGGTCTTCCAGTTCTCGACGCTCGTAGGTGCCGGTCACGTCGAGATTTTCCAGACGCGAGCGAATCAACGGGTAGGTCAGGCCCAGGGAGCCGCTCTTGGCGGTACCGCGCAGGTCCAGAGGCCGGAACACTTCCTGGTCGACGTCATAACGCAGATAGGACGCTGCAGCGAGCAGGCGCAAACCCGACGGGGTCAACGGCAGGCTATAACCACCACCGACGACCGAACTGCCGGTGGTCTTGCTCAGCCCGAGGTACATTCGGTCGCCCAGGCCAAACGGGTCGTTGACGTTGATTTGCGCGTTGGCCCGCGCCGTACCGGTGCTGCGGTTGCCATAATTATCGGCTGACACGCCACCGTTCAGAATCGGTCCCTGATTGGCGTTGATCAACAGCTGGCTGGTGCCCGGTTCAACACCGCGATCCAGTGTCGAGCGAGCGGTGATGCCGGGTTGATCGTTGATCAGCAGCAGTGCCCGCTCCAGCTCAGCGGCGCGCAGCACCTGGCCTTCCGGCAACGCGGCGTTGGCAATGTCTTGCAGACGTTGCGTTGAAGTTCGCGTCTGGCCAATGACCTTGATGCGGTCGGCACCTGACTGCAGCTTGCCCTGGACAATGGCGATTTCGAGCTCACCCTCCGTCAGGTCCTGACGTGGCAGGTAAGCTCGGGCCAGCACGTAACCCTGACCGCGCAAATAACGGGTCAGGCTTTCCGCCAGCTGCTGCAAGCCTGGGTGATCAAGGGTCTTGCCCAGCACCGGCGTGACCAGTGCCTGGAGGTTTTCGCGTACGGCCAGCTCGGTATCGCCGCTGAACCGAATGGATTTGAGCTGGACACGTAATCCGGAGTCCTTCACCGATGAGGCCCCGGACGGCATTTCGAACGCGGGCGGCGGCTCGGTGGAACGTCGCTCCACCGGCAGGGTTTGCTGCTGATCGTTAAGCAGTTGACCAGCGTCCGGGAGGGTCAGTGCCAGGCTAAAGGGGGCGACGGTCGCTCCAGCCAGCGCGACCGTCCAATGCAGCAGATGCCTGCTCACATACATCGAATCCTTGTGAGAAATGCGCATCGTCAAGTTACTCCGTTAGAAAACTGACCGCCCCGACATGGAACGGGTAATGTACGGCGCGCAGTTTTCCCGAGGCTGAGAAGCAGCATCTTTGAATGACGGAATAAATATTTTGCTGGGGCGGATTTGCGCTTGCTTTAGCCGCGAGCGTGGTGCCGACGATAAAGATCCAGCGCATAGGCCGACATCTTCGGCGCCCTTACGGTTCAGGGCAGGAATCCAGAGGCGGCGATTCCCTCTGTGGGAGCGAGCTTGCTCGCGAATGCGGCCGTACAGCCGATGCATCTCTATCGAATGTACCAACCCCTTCGCGAATGAATTCGCTCCCACCGTTGGGCTGCGGGGTGTCAAGCAGATCGTATTTGCCGTTCTTCGTGGCCAAAGCCGTCCCTACGGTCGGTACGGCAATCCAAAGGCGGCGAATACCGCTGTGGGGCCGAGCCCCGGCTCAATGACTCACTTTCAACGTCAGCCCAACGGTCCTCGGGTCCCCTGGCAGCACGCCATAATCACCCGCGCCCAGCAGCGAATACACGGCGGTGATGTACTGGGTGTCGAGCACGTTGCGCACCCAGCTTTCGACGCTCCAGCTGCGATCAGGGTCCCGAACGCCCAGCTGCAGGTTGGTCAAGCCATAGCCGGGTTGATAACTGCCGACGCCACCTTCGAGCGTTCCCTGGTAACCGCTGCGCACGCTGTAATCCAGGCCCGAATAAACCTCCAGACCCGCCTGCATTGGATAGCGGTAACCCACGGCCGCGGTGGCGCTCCATTCAGGCGCGTTATAGAGCCGCGCGCCGCTCAGGTCGCAGGTCCATTGCCCCGACCCCGGCGCACAGGGCGCATTTTTGAAATCGCGGTAACGCGCGTCGCTCCAGGCCGCGCCAAAGCGTAGATCAATCCGCTCGTCGAGGCGCCAGGCAAAATCCATCTCAACGCCCCGCAAACGCACCGCGCCGACGTTCAACAGATTGTCACGCAGAGGCGGAGACAGCGCATTGACGGGGCGGCTGTAGGTCAGCGCCTGGTAATCATCGACGTCAGTCTGATACAGCGCCAGATTCAAGTGCGCCGAATCATTCCATAACCGGGTTTTCAGCCCCACCTCCAGAGAAGTCGCCTGTTCGGCTTTATAGGTGGGGTTAACCCCGGGGCTGACCACGTCCAGATTGATGCCGCCCGCCTTGGCCCCGCGCGACAGGCTGGTGTAGCCCAGGATCTGATCGTTGAAGCGATAACTCAGGCCGAACAGGCCGGAGACGTTCTGCTCGTCGACGGTGCTGCGTCGGTAGTAGTCGCCGCCCAACGCGACATCCCGGAGCAACTGCCCGCCCACCCTCGAAACCGGATCGCGCCCCAGCGGTGCAAGATTGACGACCTCGCGGGAAATCCACCCATCCTTGCGCTCTTCGGTATAGCGCAGGCCAAAGGTCAGCTCCAGAGGATCACGCGGGCGCCAGGTGTATTGCCCGAACACCGCACGGGTGTCGCCGCTCTGTTCACCGTCGAAGCGCTGACCGGCACCGCTCAACAGGCTGGCAGGCACTTGCCGCGGTTGGGTGATGCCGAAGGCCTTCAGTTCCGGACGATCGCCCAGGAACCAGGCGCTGGCATCCTTGCCGAAGTCCACGTCGACCTTGCGATTCAGCTGCTGATGCAGGTAATAAAGGCCAACTACATAATCCAGCTGCTCGTTGACCTTGCCTGCCAGGCGCAACTCCTGGCTGAACTGACGCTGGTCGAGGCCGCTATCGGCTTGCGCAATCGCCAGGCCAGTGCCGTCGCCATCGCGGCTGTTGCGAAAGCGCCAGTCGCGATATCCGGTGAGGCTGGTCAGCACATGGTCATCATCCAGCGCCTGGGTCAGCTCCAGCGAAAGTCCGTTCTGCAAACTCTGGGTGCGGGTCACGCCATCCAGCCTGGTTTCTCGCCGATACGGGTCGGTTGGCGGCAAGGTATAGCCCATGAAAGCAGCACGCCCGAGGGTGTCTCGACTGTAATGGCTCGCCAGCAGTGCATTGCCGGTTTCGTCCTGCCACGCGCGATCAGCGATCAAGCGGGCACTGAATGTATCGTTGGGTTCCCATAGCAATTGTCCACGCAGACTCTGGCGGTCCTGATCATTGAGTCGCGAACCGTCTTGCCGGTTTTCAACCTCTGCGTCCCGGGCACTGTCTGACGCACTGAGTCGGCCCATCAATACGCCGTCTATCAGCGGCCCGGACACCACTCCGCGATATTGGCGCAGGCCATCGCTTCCCATCGTGGCTTCGGCATTGGACTCGAAATAATCGGTCGGTTGACGCGTGACGATATTGATGGCCCCGGCACTGGTGTTCTTGCCGAACAACGTGCCTTGCGGGCCACGTAACACTTCGACGCGCTGGACATCGAGCAAATCATTGAAAGCCATTCCCGACCGGCCTAGGTAGATGCCGTCGACAAAGACGCCTACGCTGCTTTCCAGCCCGTCGTTATAGGCGGTGGCGCCAAACCCTCGCAGGCCAAACCCGGCATAGCGCGCGTTATGCCCCGACACCACGAGGCCAGGCACTCGCTCTTGAATAGCCTGCAAGGAATGCTGGCCGCTGGCGTCGAGCTGTTCACCGTCCAGCACGGTGAGCGAGATGGGCACATTCTGCGGTTTCTCCAGACGATGCCGCGCCGTGACTTCGGTTTCGTCCAGCGTCAGGACCGATGGCGCAGGAGTCGACGCACGCCCGCGGTCAACCGCCTCGGCATCGGCCAGAATCACAGGCGCCCACACTAAAAGACCGAGGCAAGAAGACCACTCGGCAATACACGGAAAAGGCAGCCTGCGATGCTTCCTATTACTCATCGACCGTGCTCGGTAGCGCCGTTGATTGACGTTGCCGTGTCAGCGCATCAATGCCGAAAATCAGCTCGTTACCCGATGCTGGCTTGAGCATCGTGGCATCGAAATCCAGCGTTTGGGGGTATCCGGCAGGTCGCCGAGGTGGCGCCGACGAGTAAAGCAATACCGGCACCTCCGGCCAGTCGGCACGCAGGCGCTGCAGAAGTGCCCAGCCGTCCATGACCGGCATCATCTGGTCAGTCATCACCAGGTCGAAGGTGTATTCATTGAGCAGCGCCAGCGCACGTTCGCCATTCTCGGCCACGACGACATCGACGCCATAACCGGTCAGGAAGTCATACAGCCACTCCCGATTAAGCTCGATGTCATCCACCACCAGGATGCGCTTGCCCTCGCCGTCGAACGCCAGCCAGTTGTTCTGCTCAGACGCGGTATCCAGCTCATCTTCGAGGGCGGCATCCAGGTCCAGGCTGAAGCTGAAACAACTGCCCCGTTGCGCCTCGGATACCACGTCGAGGCTACTGCCCATATGCGCGAGCAGTTGGCGGACTATGGATAAACCCAGCCCGCTGCCTTCGTGATGCTCCGCATTGCTGCCCCGGCGGAAGGGCTCAAGGACGTGCTCAAGATCCTCCGACTCAATACCGATGCCGGTGTCCGTCACGCTGAAGTGCACCTGGGCGCGTTGTGAATCTGCCGCAGTCCGGTTGGTGACTTCAACGGTAATGCAACCGTGGCGCGTGAACTTGGAGGCGTTGGCCAACAGGTTGATCAACACTTGGCGCAAGCGCCGGAAATCCGCTTTCAGCAGCACGGGCAAGTCTTCGGCAAAACGGCAGACAAACAGGTTGTCCTGCCGTGCAGCCAGCAGTCGCCCGTCTTCTTCGACCTGTTGAAGAAACCGGTAGAAGTAACCCGCCGCCAGCGATAGCTCCAACTGCTGCAATTCACTGCGCGAGAACTCCAGCAACTCGTCAATCAGTTCCAGTTGATGACGTGCGTTATTTTCAATGCGTTGGGTGTAGTGGGTGACGCGGTCCGGAGTGCTGCCCAGCAGGCGTGCGTAATCAATGATGGTCACCAGCGGGGCGCGCAAGTCGTGACTGATCCGCGCCATCAGCGAGCTACGGGCCTGCAGCGAATCATTCAACTGCTGGGTGCGCAGCGTGACGGTGTTCTCCAGGCGCTGGTGTTCCGTCTGCCGCTGCTCATCAAGATCAGCCAGGGCGTGCCGTTCCCGGGCACGGCCACGGCTGACCTCCACGATCAGGGTACAGACCAGCAGTGCGATCCCCGGCAGGATCGATGACAGATCATATCGATCGGCCTTGGCCTGCCAGGGCAATTGCTCAAGCGACAGCACGTAACGAACCAGAAACTGCACCCCGAACAGACCGACGACGATCCAGGCCATGGGGTTGAATTTGATCCCCCGACGCAGGCCCATGATCAATGTCAGGGGTAGCATCACGTAAATGCCGTACAGAAAAACCAGCGTAATCTTCGCGCCTTCTTGCGGGTCGACACCCAGCGCCCACAGCCTGCTGGCAGCAAAACCAACCAGCTGCAACGAGAACAACCAACCGAGGATTTTCGGCAAGCGCCTGACTTCCAGCAGTATCCGGGCATAGCCGAGGAAAAACGCAAAAGAGGCGACGGTGAAGAAGGTGTAAATCAGCGGTGTATAAGGGGATACGGCAGGCCAGAACACCAGATAACCATTGGCGACGCAGGTCATCAACAAATAGGTCAGGACCAGCCCCGCATGGACTTGCAGTAACCGCGATCGCACTATCCAGCCCATGATGAGACTGAAGGGCACGAACAGAAAAACAATGCCCAGCGCAACGCCATCTATCAGATCAACGTGTTGTCGTCTGTCCAGCAGCCCGCGATCCGACCAGATTTGAGGGTGGATAAGCAGCAACGAATTACTGGCAACCCGGATCAATACCGTCGCGACTTCACCGCCATCCAGCTGTAACGGAAATACGGGCTGGCGAGAGGGCATGGGCCATTCATCCACCGGGTACGCGTTACCCGCGTGCTGCTCCTGTCGGCGCTCGGCACCCATGACGTACACCTGAATATTTTCCAGGCGGGGTTCTCCAACGGTCAGCCACTGCGTGCAACTACCCTGGGCCGTGTTCTTTACGGTCAGCCGCAACCAGAACGCTGCCGATGAATAGCTGGGAGGCGACCATTTATCGGCCGGCTGAAAGTGCTCCGGCGACAGGGCCAGGACCTGATCTGCAGTCAACTGGGCGCCAGTGTCTTCCAGCACCTGAGTCAAGGACGTGAGTTCTTTCTGGTCAGACAGGCAAGCGTCCACGACCGACGTCGCGGCCTGAGCTTCACCGAGGGTGCAGATCAAAAGCAGCAGCAGACGAATCCAGACCGTCACACGCGCCCACCCGTTTCCTTCTCGTCCTGAGCCTGCTGCCTGAATTGGCTGGGCGTCATTGCGAACCTTTCGCGAAAGGCCGTCGCAAAGTTTGCAGCACTTTTGAAGCCTATATAGTCGGCTATGTCCTGCATGTTCATCGAACCGCTCAACAGCAGCTCTTGCCCTCGCAGCAACCGAGCTTCGCGCACGTAGCCAAAAACAGTGGTCCCCAGGCGGGCGCGAAAAATGCCGGAGAGGCGCTTTTCATGGGTGCCGACCTTCAGCGCAATGTCAGTCAGGGAGGGCAAAGCATCCAGGTTTTGTGCGATGAAACGCATCGCCGCCTGAAGGACGACCTGGTCCGCATCAACGGGCGATACTGATTCGACAGGGAGAGACACTACGGCATCCGCACGCCGCGTCAGCTGCAAGTGCAGCCGAATTCGGGCCAGGACTTCATGAGGTTCGAACGGCTTGAGGACATAGTCCACCCCACCCAGTGCAAAGCCTTCCAGGCGTTCTTCCAGAGAGCTGGATGATGTCAGGAATATAACGGGCGTCGTGCGGGTAGCCGGTGCTTCGCGCAGCAGACGGCACAACGTGAAGCCGCTCATTTTTGGCATTCGGACATCGAGCAGGATCAAGTCGGGCCGTAGCGTCAGGGCGCGATGGTAACCCTGCTGAGGATCACTGGCGAAAGACAGCCGCCACTGTAGTGATTGCAGTAAAAGCAGCAGAGGCCGAATTTCGCTCACGGTGTCATCGACAATCAAGACATGAGGCTTGTTATCGGGTGAAACGGCATCAGCCTCCATCTACTTCTTCCTTGCGTCTCATGTTTAAGCGAGCGATTACGTCAAACCGCGCCAGCATACAGAGCGTGGCCGATCCTAAGACATTACGAACAGCAAGTCATTAGCAACTTCCTCACGACCAGGATTCGCACGTGGCCGCTATAACGCCGCCCCTCCCTTCCCCACCTCCTCATGCACCTGAATCTTGCGCACCACCGGCGCACCCACCGCCACAATCATGGCGATAAACCAGAACACAGCACTCACCCCAATCAACGCGCCAAACGATCCCGCCACCATGGGTATGAGGAAGCCCGATGCGTTGATGGCGGTCATGCGGATGCCCAGGGCTTCGCCATGACGGGCAGGGGGTGTGACTTGCATGAGCAGGCTGATGATCATCGGTTGCACGCCGCCCAGTGCCGCGCCGAGCACGACGGAGCAGGCGATCATCTGGGAGGGCAGCGCGGCGAATGGGTAGGCGATGAAAACGCTGACGGTGATAACGAGGGACGTGGTGATGATTTGCTTTTCGCTGAAGCGACTGGCGATCAGGGGCAGCACCAGGCGGATCAAACCAGTGGCGAGGGCGAACGCGCCGAGGATGACGCCAATGGTTGAAGCATCAATGCCTCGCTCGAAGCCCAGCACGGGGACGAGAAACGAGTGAATGTCCCAGACGCAGGACAGCAGCCAATTGACGAACAGGATGTAGCGAAAGTTGGAGGAGCGCAGCAGCCCCCACGCACGGGTCGGGAGCGCGGTGGAGTCACGCGGCTCGACTGGGAGTTCACGTACAAAAAACAGCAGCAACCAGGTCAACAGCGGCAGGCAGCCCAGCACGGCGAAGCAGATGCGAAAGGACGACAGATCACCCGATGCTTGCGTTGCGTGATCGATGATCAGCCCCGCCGAGTAGGGCCCGATGAAGCTTGAGATGGAGGGCGATATGGCTAGCCAGCTGAAAAATTGCCGCCTCTGAATGATCGAGTTCGCGGCGCGGCCAATGTGCCGTTGCAGCACGATCTGCGTCACCCCGGCAGCGGCGCCGACCACCATGGCCGCCACACACAGCGATGTAATGGTCGGGAACAGCGTCAGCACTGCCAATGCCAGCACGGCGGCAAATATCGCGAAAGTCATTGGCCGCTTGAAGCCTTGCCGGTCCGAGTACTTACCGACCGGAATCGCCATGAACATCTGGCTCAGTGCAAACAGCGCAACCAGGGCACCTACCGCACCCGCGCTGTACCCCAGCGAAAGGGTAAACAGCGGCGCTGCCAGCCGCAGCCCGCTCATGGCGGTCAGCAGAAACACCTGAGCAAAGATCAGTTGCAATAATTCTTTTCGCGACATGAACGACTTCTTTTCAAACGCTCACGTTCAAGCAGATCAATGCCTGAGAGCGGGATAAGAATACGGTCTGGCAGGTGCAACAGAGTCTGCACGGCAGGTGTTGCATCGCAAGACAGGAGCGGAAAAAACGGGCTGCAGCGGTAGCCGATGTTATCCATCCGTTAGCGATCTTGCTAGCAGTCTGCGCACTTCATTTCGATGGCACTACAGGCCCACGAAAAACTTGGGGGGTTCTAGTTTTTGTCGCGCCAGTCTTTCGCGAGGCGTGACAGATATTTCATCGTCAGCCTGTCCTTTGCCCTGCCGTGAGCATCGGGCCATAGAAATGCAAGCAGCAGGTACCTGTCTTCCTCCAACTCGCCAGGCACATACACCAGCGCGGCATCGTCTCCAGGTTTGCCTCTTTGGCAGGTTCGCTGATGCTGCGGGAGGTTTTTCGCAAAGGCTGCAGGCGGGATCTTTATGTGGATGTGCATCAAGCAGGCTTGAACCGCCTGAGGGGGCTGCATGTAAGCGGAGTCTTTGCCAAAAATGCTTGGCAACTCCGCTCTGCCAGAGCCGATGTAACGGGAGAATTCGGCTTTCAGGGTCGCTGACAGCCCGACGTGCTTGGCGTCTACCGGCTGAAAAAACTCTGCAAATGTATCGCTGTGGAAAAGTACTTCGACCGCCATTCAATCCCTTAGGCGAGTCCGCCGAGTTTTTTCGTCGTGTGATCGGCTAACGCCCTCAACCCGTCAGGAGACAGCTGACTCTCAAACTCGACAGGCTGGACAAAGAATTGCCGATAAAAACTGTCCAGCATCCCCAGGCGCGTCCTGGTCTTGGCGACAGCACGGCGCAAGGCAAGGTGATCCGCAGACAGCTCAGTCGGCACAACAGCTGTTTTCAGCGAACGCTCAAGCACGCGAACTGCGCTTAAAAGCTCCATATTCCTGCGAAAACGCTCATCATCAAGGGCGTCAGTATCGTAGGCAGTCTTGAGCACGGCAGCATAAATCAAGTCCAGCTCGCGCCAGCCTTGAGTGAGTTCGGAAATCGTGGCGCGCATGTCGCGGACATTCGGATGTTTGAATGGCGCCTCGTGACTTGCAGCCTGATGGCTCGCTGGCTCGATCGCGCAATAATCACCCACCAGCGCTAACGCTGTGACGATCAACGTCGAAGCGGCTGTGATGGACATGATTACCTCCTTGAACGTGCTGAGTTTTACATTGAAGCTGGAGCGCGATTATCGACACGCCAACTGCCAAGTCAACACCATTGGCGCGCCACGAAACTGAAACTAACGAAATCGTGGCGCACAGGAAATGACTATAGAACAGGGGGCGGCCACCTGCGCTGGGTTACAAGGCTATCGGCCGTTTCGTCGGATAATTGAAAACAGCCGAATGCCTCGCACCTCGCAATATCCCTACTTCACACCGTCGCACAGGCTCATGGACGAGAGTCGCAGCTTCGGATCGGTGATTTTCAAGACGCGCGCCATGCAGCTGTCGTAGGTTTCGGCCGATCGGGTGCCGCTCGGGGTGGCCGCCGCATACTTGGCCCCGGCTGAAAGCGGTATGTCTGGCACGCCGTCATTCACAGCCTCCGGCAGCTCCTACAGGGTCGGGTGTCTGGCGTTAATGTCTGGTAATACCTGCGGGCTTTGCATGGGCGAAGGGATAGATATAAATACCGCACTCGCCCTGTGCCGAATCTCTAATCTGAGCACCGTCGTTGCCACATCAACGACCGGATTTGACGGTCCGTTTGGTATCAGCGCAGTGAGCTTCCCCCACGCAGGCGTCTGTCTGCGTGGTTGTGCAATGGCAGCTGTGCGTGGGAGGCCTTCGGGCCTGCCGGCTTGATACCTCCGGTTCGTCAACCCGCGTACAGCTGCCACCCTTTCGATTCCGAAGAAGGTTATGTGGCAGCCCGACTCTGCAAAGGACTTTCTGCAAATGAGCGACACCACCCTCCCTCCCCGCTACGTCCCCCTCACCCAACCCGGCCAGGACAACCCGGTCTTCTTTCTGGACACCCAAGCCCCCCTGGTAGACCTGCACGCCTGCGCCGAACTGCGGGTCAGCCTCGCCACTCGTTTCCTGGATGCCCTGGTGAACATGCAACCCACCCACGCAGACGAGCGGGATTTGGGCACCATCGCCAGCACCGCACATTTACTGATGCTGGAGGCGTGTGATGTGCACCGCGTGATTGAGAGACGGCTTTGGCAAGCAGACGTCGAGGCAATGGGTCGTTTAGCTTGATCTGGCGCGTCTGAATTCACATAACGCAGCCAGCATTTTTTCATGGTCTGGATGCTGGCTGATTCAGCGGTATCCCCGCTCCTCGACCTGGCGGGCTCCTATGAAATCGAAGGTCGGCGTGATAACTCAGTCCAGAAGCGACTGACCAGCCGCCAAGCCAAATACCTCCGGTTCAAGCCTCACCAGCTCACTCAGCGCGCCATGCGCGTCGAAGCCTTCACGGATAAGCTCGGCGAACTGCTCCATCGCCCGAAGTGAAATGTTGTTGTTCAACGCGCCCTGCATAAAGTGGCTGGCGATCCCTTGCACGTCCTCAACTCTCGGTTGCGCGCCAAGCTGGGCGAATTTCGCCAATGCCTGCCTGCCCTCGGTAAG of the Paucimonas lemoignei genome contains:
- the hxuB_4 gene encoding polypeptide-transport-associated domain-containing protein, whose translation is MRISHKDSMYVSRHLLHWTVALAGATVAPFSLALTLPDAGQLLNDQQQTLPVERRSTEPPPAFEMPSGASSVKDSGLRVQLKSIRFSGDTELAVRENLQALVTPVLGKTLDHPGLQQLAESLTRYLRGQGYVLARAYLPRQDLTEGELEIAIVQGKLQSGADRIKVIGQTRTSTQRLQDIANAALPEGQVLRAAELERALLLINDQPGITARSTLDRGVEPGTSQLLINANQGPILNGGVSADNYGNRSTGTARANAQINVNDPFGLGDRMYLGLSKTTGSSVVGGGYSLPLTPSGLRLLAAASYLRYDVDQEVFRPLDLRGTAKSGSLGLTYPLIRSRLENLDVTGTYERRELEDRALGSQLRERTLDSFTFGLSGNRFDNFAGGGVTDASASLTVGKLDLSGNREDEFADRISAKSDGNFQKVNVRLSRLQSLGDADKWTAFGAVSTQWSSKNLDSSEKFLLGGPAGVRAYPVGEAAGDKGWMGTLELRRDIDLGLPMTRLQALGFFDTGRIWLHDNQWEGSVNTAENSNSYDLNALGLGANLWIGNWTVRTAVARTLGNNPGSSVSGLDADGRSSDWRAWLQTSLAF
- the fpvA_4 gene encoding TonB-dependent siderophore receptor; amino-acid sequence: MSNRKHRRLPFPCIAEWSSCLGLLVWAPVILADAEAVDRGRASTPAPSVLTLDETEVTARHRLEKPQNVPISLTVLDGEQLDASGQHSLQAIQERVPGLVVSGHNARYAGFGLRGFGATAYNDGLESSVGVFVDGIYLGRSGMAFNDLLDVQRVEVLRGPQGTLFGKNTSAGAINIVTRQPTDYFESNAEATMGSDGLRQYRGVVSGPLIDGVLMGRLSASDSARDAEVENRQDGSRLNDQDRQSLRGQLLWEPNDTFSARLIADRAWQDETGNALLASHYSRDTLGRAAFMGYTLPPTDPYRRETRLDGVTRTQSLQNGLSLELTQALDDDHVLTSLTGYRDWRFRNSRDGDGTGLAIAQADSGLDQRQFSQELRLAGKVNEQLDYVVGLYYLHQQLNRKVDVDFGKDASAWFLGDRPELKAFGITQPRQVPASLLSGAGQRFDGEQSGDTRAVFGQYTWRPRDPLELTFGLRYTEERKDGWISREVVNLAPLGRDPVSRVGGQLLRDVALGGDYYRRSTVDEQNVSGLFGLSYRFNDQILGYTSLSRGAKAGGINLDVVSPGVNPTYKAEQATSLEVGLKTRLWNDSAHLNLALYQTDVDDYQALTYSRPVNALSPPLRDNLLNVGAVRLRGVEMDFAWRLDERIDLRFGAAWSDARYRDFKNAPCAPGSGQWTCDLSGARLYNAPEWSATAAVGYRYPMQAGLEVYSGLDYSVRSGYQGTLEGGVGSYQPGYGLTNLQLGVRDPDRSWSVESWVRNVLDTQYITAVYSLLGAGDYGVLPGDPRTVGLTLKVSH
- the rpfC_2 gene encoding histidine kinase, Hybrid gives rise to the protein MTVWIRLLLLLICTLGEAQAATSVVDACLSDQKELTSLTQVLEDTGAQLTADQVLALSPEHFQPADKWSPPSYSSAAFWLRLTVKNTAQGSCTQWLTVGEPRLENIQVYVMGAERRQEQHAGNAYPVDEWPMPSRQPVFPLQLDGGEVATVLIRVASNSLLLIHPQIWSDRGLLDRRQHVDLIDGVALGIVFLFVPFSLIMGWIVRSRLLQVHAGLVLTYLLMTCVANGYLVFWPAVSPYTPLIYTFFTVASFAFFLGYARILLEVRRLPKILGWLFSLQLVGFAASRLWALGVDPQEGAKITLVFLYGIYVMLPLTLIMGLRRGIKFNPMAWIVVGLFGVQFLVRYVLSLEQLPWQAKADRYDLSSILPGIALLVCTLIVEVSRGRARERHALADLDEQRQTEHQRLENTVTLRTQQLNDSLQARSSLMARISHDLRAPLVTIIDYARLLGSTPDRVTHYTQRIENNARHQLELIDELLEFSRSELQQLELSLAAGYFYRFLQQVEEDGRLLAARQDNLFVCRFAEDLPVLLKADFRRLRQVLINLLANASKFTRHGCITVEVTNRTAADSQRAQVHFSVTDTGIGIESEDLEHVLEPFRRGSNAEHHEGSGLGLSIVRQLLAHMGSSLDVVSEAQRGSCFSFSLDLDAALEDELDTASEQNNWLAFDGEGKRILVVDDIELNREWLYDFLTGYGVDVVVAENGERALALLNEYTFDLVMTDQMMPVMDGWALLQRLRADWPEVPVLLYSSAPPRRPAGYPQTLDFDATMLKPASGNELIFGIDALTRQRQSTALPSTVDE
- the arlR gene encoding response regulator, with translation MEADAVSPDNKPHVLIVDDTVSEIRPLLLLLQSLQWRLSFASDPQQGYHRALTLRPDLILLDVRMPKMSGFTLCRLLREAPATRTTPVIFLTSSSSLEERLEGFALGGVDYVLKPFEPHEVLARIRLHLQLTRRADAVVSLPVESVSPVDADQVVLQAAMRFIAQNLDALPSLTDIALKVGTHEKRLSGIFRARLGTTVFGYVREARLLRGQELLLSGSMNMQDIADYIGFKSAANFATAFRERFAMTPSQFRQQAQDEKETGGRV